catttatgtatgaagtgcttttagaattttaaagtgttgaaagttatttttataaataagcagttgagtgtttggataaaagtgcttaaatgaggaaaattatgtgaattttagggttaaaagaataaaaagggtagtttgggaatttagttaaaatataagggatataaaagtaattttcatggtcaaagaaaatgactttaagcacttagaaaaaaaaagttaggaatcctaacttttcatttttgactgactttaagaactttctatcttaaagttagcattagacaaacacgtccaaaagctaaaaaggggatCGGGCTCTTAATCTTGTGTTATACCttttataattatattgttCTAAACTTGATttacaatataaaaataattttaacataaAAGCACTCAAAATAAGCCAATATGAACAGGttacaaataaaaaatcatcaataaaaacaattgTTAAAAGAAAACgtaatcataattttttaaaaatcaaacataccaaaaaaagaaaaagtagttATCCAATCAAATAATCAAACAATATTATTCCCATTTAATAAATGCACAAATATAAAAATGTTCAAATAACAATAGTAGAACAATTGATCAAATTCTAGGgttccaaacttccaattaggTCTCATAATCTCAAAATTCACTGAGAGTCTGAGACCGAGAGATAGTTCTGAGTCGGTGCCTTCGCCTGCTCGTGTCGCGTCTTCAGGTAAGTTCCGTCTTCCTCGTCTAGTTGTCGTCACATGCTAGAAAATTACTAATAACCTTCTCTGTTCGGCTGTTATGTGATGTATTTAAAGAGCTGTCATTAGCTGTTGAAGTTCCATTTTCATGAGGAGAGAGATTTTGTGTTCCTAGCTGTAAGTTTGTTGAAATCCTTTCAGTTATCGATTTTTCCTCAAGAATAATAGATTACTCGAATCTGAATGTATTTCTGTGTTGAAGCTGGTTTGTTTTCATTATTAAGTTCtcttttcattcattttttcatGATGGCTGAAAATCAAACTATAGCAAGTGAGGTGGATGTGTATATATTTCTTCACCTAGATCAGGAGCTTCGGGAAATTTTGAAAAGTTTAAAGATGTTAATGGAAATGATATAGCGAGGTGCAATTAGTGTAATCATGATTATAAGGCTGATACAAAAAAGAATGGTACAACGTCATTGAagactaatttaaaaaattatccaaaaatgCCATGGAACATCGATGTTGATACCACTCAAACAAAGTTGGGACTTTCTAAAGGATGGAAAAACAaattgtgtgtgtgtgtggggggggggggggggcgctTTGGCAATTTAATCATGAGACAGGTAAGAGGGCTTTAGTGAATTATAGTTATTGAAGAACCGCCTTTTAGCTTTGTACAAGAGGAGGGCTTTAGGAAATTTATGTGTAAAGCCCAACCTCTATTTTGATCTCCTTCCCTTTAGGACAATAACAAGGGATTATTATCAAGTTTACAATGAAGAGAGACTAAAGCTAAATCAATATTTCAGAGAAGTACAACCTAAAGGTTGCCTTACCACATGCACATGGACTTTTTTGTGAAGAGttattatatgtgtttgacTCATTTTATTTATAGAGATTGGTTGTTGCATAAAAGAATACTAAGTTTTGTATCATCTCTAGTCATAAGGGTAGCGAGATGGCGGATGCTATTGGTAAGTACTTGCTTGATTGAAATTTGGATAGGATATTCACCGTTATTGTTGATAACGCTTCTTCAAATGATGTCATGGTTAAAGATTTGTCTAAACAATTAGATATGTGGTAAATTAATATGATAGGTGGTATACATCTTCATGTGAGACGTTTGGGTCACATGATTAATCTTAGAAGGCGTTTGACCATAGGATTTGGGTCAATTTTTGATTTGTAATTAGTATTTGTTTATGAAATTtgcataaaatttcaattcaatttcaaattccaaattcttcaaaaagcaaaatttcaaattccattttttttcaaattgtgGCATTTCTATTTTTGTCTTTTGGTGCATTAAGGTTAAGTTGTTTTTGTTCGCCCTACACAGTTTTGAGAAGTTCCTATGAGTAAGGAAAATCGTAGTTCTTTTTAGATCCATTATTTGTTGTTCAAGTGTTTTCTTTAATGAGTCTGAATTAGTTTAAAAGAAGAGATGTCTCATTATCTCCCTTTTGTTGAAGAGATATGAATAAACAATTAAGGTGTGAGAATAGCTTTAGTTTATCCTATTACCGCCTAGTCTTATCCGATGCCCTCTTAAATGCAGACATTCAACTTGGATTTCGTAAAGACTCTATTCTTTAGTGCCTCAGGCCTTCAAACTTTTGAAGGTTTCAATTATTCCTGATTAAACACAAATTATTCTTCCATTAGCAAGTAATCCTTGATTCTCCTTAGTCCTTATTGACCAATGTGTTGGTATTCTATTTCGGAGCAAGCACATGAGCATATTGTTGCTCCCAAAGTGCACAAGTAAGTGTATGCACACAGTGGTCAAGTAATAAAGTGATTGCAAGCAATTAGATGTTGAACCCATGTGGACTTATGACCAACTATTTACTAAATTAAACTGGttctaattatttattcaagCTATCAAATCTCTAGGTGTGGTTGGTTGTTGATTTATACTAATTATACTAAAACAAGAAGGTAATAGAAAGTAAATATGTAGAGATAGATCGTTCACATAAGATAAAATCTAGGGCTATGGTGCTTGTATAATTCTATGATTCTATCGTAtctaattactttttttaagcatGATTAAGAAACTTATTGAATTGATAATATGGTGATGGTCTCTCGAGCCTGTAACCTTCTTTCCAAATTAGTCTCACACCTATATCGTTGAGTGGAGATGTGGTAAACCAATCCGAATCCATTTGTATATCTTCATGTATTTGAGCCAAGTAGGGGAAATTTGATACATCTCTCTCTTAGCCTTTTATCCGTTCGCAGACAAACCCTACTCCCCTTAACCCACGTTCTATCCCTAGATTCTGTCTCTCGAGTTCCTCTAGAAATTATCCATTTATCCTATTGGTAGTTAAGCAACCAAAAAAAAAGCATAAGATTAAGACAACAAAACATGAATGGTAGAATCCGCAATAACAatctataattaaaataagatgtTGATACTCTGACCATAACCCTAGAAAGAGGACTTTTAGTCACTCAAGATCTTATTACAAAACTATAATTCATGTACAAGCAAGAAATAAAGCTATGTAAAGAGATAAAAAAGTGAACCCTAGAGAGTTTGGTCTTCATTCTTGCTCTGTGCCTCCACAATcttcaataatcattaaaaacgACTAAGGATggatatttataaatttaaaacacCTAAAAGGGCCCTCCAAGTTGGACTAGGAAAAGGCTAGAATTCGGCTAGGTCCGTGTCACCTTGTCTTGGGAGGTCTTTTTCCTTGTTCTGAGCTTCGCCTCGCGAGGTCCTCTACTTCTCTTTGGGCTTCGCTTTGCGAGGTCCTCTGCTGCGCTTTGAGATTTTGCCTGCAGGGTCAACTTCTGTGGGCTTGATATTTAGGCCTTCTTTTCTCCATACTTGGGCCATTTTTGAGTCGTTTTCCTAAAATGCACAAAACACGTCACATAAATGCCAAAACATGGAAATATAAATCAAGAGTATTAAGCTAGATTATAACAAAGCATAAACATGGGAAAAACACACTAAAAAGAGTGTAATTCACCAGTCATCACATATAcgagaaaaaaaaatcagaaataCAACCATCTTTGTGGCCTTGGTTTTTGACCCATTACAAACATTTTGTTTCTATGAACTTCCTTTTGTTGTACTCTAATTAGTTTTGGGTTAAGCATTCATAGGAAAACCATCAAGGACAAATTAATCaaagaaaactcaatcaaaaagCTTTATATTTGCTTGCTTTGcttgattgaaaaaaaaatgaagatttGACTTTTAAGCATATCTATTGGTTTGGCTTACCTGAATAGAATGAAATTATGAAACATTTTTTGGGGTTTTCTTGCTTAAATGAAAGTTAAAATGTAAGTGATTACTTGAATGGTATGGAACTGTGAACACattatttttgggttttttcttgCTTAAacgattttaaaaaaaagtaatttgtgGTTTTGCTAGCTTGAGTGAAATGAATCTATGAGCTTACGCATTTGGCTGCTCAGCCAAAAATGTTTACCTCCGCTAgccaatatacatatattatacactAATTATACACATATTATACATCTATCGGCTATTTAAGTTAGTTTCCCTTTTCTTTCCGTTTGAAATGAAATGACACTATCAACatattgttgattttcttgCTTGAATAAGTTAAGGTATAAGTATTTTTCTGGGTTTCGATTACTTGAATGGCAACTGAAGTGGGGAGCATGTTCATGGGGTTTACCcgaaagaaaaataatgaagaTAGAAGCTTTTCTTTGGGGTTCTTTGTTTTCCTTCAATTATTCGTTCTCAATGCTATGTGCCACAAATGAATGAAAAGGATTTCACTGCAACTTGCAGGAATAGAAATGTTTGGCACCACAGCGATATTACCCCTTCCGGCGCCCCCGTTGGATGGGAATCTGGGACCAACACCTCCAGCTCAGGTGGTAGAGGAACCAAAGGATGATACAATGGAAGAGAATGAAGAGGACAACAACAAAGCCAACAAGATTCCAGCATCTGTTGCAACACATACGAGAACTATTGGTATCATTTATCCCCCTCCAGATATTAGGAGTATTGTTGACAAAACTTCACAGTTTGTTGCCAAGAATGGTCCGGAATTTGAGAAGAGGATTGTTCTAAATAATGCTGGCAATGCAAAATTTAACTTCCTTAATGCCTCTGATCCTTACCATGCCTATTATCAGCACCGTTTGGCTGACGCTCGCGCACAGAATCAGGCTTCTGGAGAGCAGCCTACTCAGCCAGAAGACAAAGAAGCAGCCCCTGCTCCTCCTACCGCTGATGGTGCTGAGGCAATTTCTAAACCTGATCCGTCATCTCAGTTTAGACCTGTCAGAAAGGTTCTTGAGCCACCTGAGGCAGAACAATATACTGTTAGGCTCCCTGAAGGGATCACAGGTGAAGAACTGGATATTATTAAGCTTACAGCACAATTTGTGGCGAGAAATGGGAAGTCTTTCTTAACAGGGTTAACAAGCAGGGAGATTAATAATCCCCAATTTCATTTTCTAAAGCCCACTCACAGCATGTTCATGTTTTTCACTTCACTTGCGGATGCGTATTCAAAAGTTCTGATGCCTCCTAAAGGCTTGACAGATAAGCTGCAGAAGAGTGCTGCTGACATGACAACAGTCCTAGAGCGATGTCTGCATCGGTTGGAATGGGAAAGGTCACAGGAGCAGGCTAGACAAAAAGCTGAAGATGAGATAGAACAGGAGAGGGTGCAGATGGCTATGATTGATTGGCatgattttgttgttgttgagacTATAGATTTTGCTGATGACGAGGATCAGGATTTACCTCCACCTATGACCCTCGAGGAGGTTATAAGGAGGAGCAAGATGCCTACATTGGAGGAAGACGAGTATGTTGAGCCTGGAAAAGAGGTGGAAATGGAGATGGATGAAGAAGAGGTGCAGCTAGTTGAAGAAGGTATGCGAGCTGCGACTCTTGAAGAGAGTGGTGGTGTCAAGAGTGCTGAAACCATGGCAATTCCAGAGGAACAGGACCCACCAATGCGAATTGTGAAGAACTGGAAGAGGCCTGAAGAGAGGATCCTGGCAGAAAGGGACCCAACTAAGTATGTTGTCTCTCCTATAACCGGTGAGCTAATTCCTATTAATGAGATGTCTGAACATATGAGGATCTCTCTCATTGATCCGAAGTACAAGGAACAGAAGGACAGGATGTTTGCGAAGATTAAAGAGACGACTCTTGCGCAGGATGATGAGATTTCTAGGAACATTGTTGGACTTGCACGAACCCGTCCGGATATATTTGGTACTACGGAAGAAGAAGTTTCAAATGCGGTCAAGGCTGAGattgagaaaaagaaagaagagccGAAGCAAGTCATATGGGATGGTCACACGGGTAGCATTGGTCGCACTGCAAACCAGGCAATGTCTCAGAACAGTGCAGATGATCAGAATGATGCTGCAAATGATGCAAGAAACCTTCCTGGACCGCAGGCTCCTCCACCTCCCAAGCCCGGTTTTCCATCTATTAGGCCACTACCTCCACCTCCTGGGCTTGCACTGAATATTCCCAGGCCTCCTAATACAGTCCAGTATTCTACTCCTGGGGTTGCTGCTCCGCCTCCACCTCGACCACCTATGGTTAACATGATTCCTCAGGTTCGGCCCCCACCTCCTCCCATGCCACAGATTCCAGGTCAGCAAAATCACATGGTGAATCGTCCGCCAATGCCTCCATCGATGGCTATGAATTCTCATAGCCTTCCTATTCCACCACCTCCTGGATCACAGTTTACACCTTTGGGAGCACCTCGACCCTTTGTTCCCCACCCGATGTCCCAGCCCGGTATGTCTATGGTCCCACCACCTCCTATGCCCCAAGGAATGCCGCCTCCTCCTCCACCGGAGGAAGTCCCTCCTCTCCCTGAAGAGCCAGAACCGAAGAGGCAAAAGCTTGATGAGTCTGTTCTCATTCCTGAAGACCAGTTTTTGGCTCAGCATTTGGTATGGATAGCTCTTTTTTGTCCTTTTTCCCCCAACTTTTATATAATTGTCTGGgtctttttgattattttatgtaATGCCTGATGTTTTCTTACATCCATGGAAATTTGTTGCCTGCTGGGTTGTATTGCAGGGACCTGCAAGGATCAATGTATCTGTGCCAAATACTGACGAAGGGAATCTCAAAGGACAAGTTTTGGAAATCGCAGTGCAATCTCTGTCCGAAACCATTGCCAGTCTAAAAGAGAAGATTTCCGGGGAGATCCAGCTTCCTGCGAACAAACAAAAGCTGAGTGGAAAGGCTGGTTTTCTCAAGGACAACTTGTCTCTGGCATACTATAATGTTGCATCTGGAGAAACACTCGGTCTATCACTAAGAGAACGTGGTGGGAGAAAGAGATGAATGGGGAGTTATTTGGCATGGCCTTCAAAGGTTTATTTTGCAACTGTTTGGCATATTTAATCCTtgttataaattttaagaattctcCATACTTCTTTCATGTTATTTTGGAGATTATACTGGTCTTGTACTTctagtttttctttctttaatttaatcAACTTTATCTTTCAAGCTGATGGTTGTGAGTATCTACTACAGATTTTGGCATGTTGGCGATCATCCATGAGGACAACAGGAAGTTTACTAGTTCTATGTCTATAAGATGCCATGACTGTGGGTTGTGTTTATATTACTAATTTGTGTTTGTCTTACCACGTGCAGTTGCTCCACCCTAACTAGAGCTCAGTTATTTTGTTGTATCTTCCGAGTCCAAGGCCCATTCTGGGATTAGAACTTTTCTGATGTCTTCTCGGCAAAACATTCCATATCATTTTAGAGGTTTTTCTTAGCAATTAATATCTCAAATTCTTCTGTGGACTTAAGGACCTATTTCTGTAGAAGATGTGCTTGTTGTGGTGAGAGATGCTTGTCCCAAGCACACCTGCCTCTTTTGTGGTGCGTTTTTGGGGCACTTGAGTCCCTTTGTTCAAGTTACATGTAGCTttattctttttgtttgtttcgGTGGAGTCTGCTGCATGGGGGAAGTGACTTAAGATTTCTCTGATGTGCCTTCTATTTTATCAACACAGCTTTTTTACCCCTGTTAGTTGATGTGATGTATGCTGAATTTGTTGGTTGTGTTGCGAGGTCCTATCTCGATAGCAAAAGCAGGTAGAGTTATTGCTCTTTTCATTGGTGTATTCATTTTATTGTTTGACGAGATCCTGTTGGAAGATATCAAATTTCAACACTTCACTTTTGCAGGCTTTCGGAGGAAGTTGCAGATGATTGATACGTGTTTCTTATGTAATCTTTAGGAATTCCTTATTTTCTGGCAGATAATGTGCCATCTTAGTATTCATCTGCTATGATTCTTGAAGGAATTGGTTGATCAGTTTATATCTGTTTATTGTAGCTTGCACCACTCCATTTTTATGGGGTCCATGATATTAGTACTAGTGAGATTTGGCAGCCAGCTAGGACAGTGGTGGACATATTTTAGGGAAGCTGCTTTCTATGAGAAATCATTCTCTGGCCATGTGTTCCTCTAACTATACAAGCTTTCTGCACATCCCACAGAAGTGATGGGATGCAGCTTAGTGA
This sequence is a window from Solanum dulcamara chromosome 10, daSolDulc1.2, whole genome shotgun sequence. Protein-coding genes within it:
- the LOC129870013 gene encoding probable splicing factor 3A subunit 1, whose product is MFGTTAILPLPAPPLDGNLGPTPPAQVVEEPKDDTMEENEEDNNKANKIPASVATHTRTIGIIYPPPDIRSIVDKTSQFVAKNGPEFEKRIVLNNAGNAKFNFLNASDPYHAYYQHRLADARAQNQASGEQPTQPEDKEAAPAPPTADGAEAISKPDPSSQFRPVRKVLEPPEAEQYTVRLPEGITGEELDIIKLTAQFVARNGKSFLTGLTSREINNPQFHFLKPTHSMFMFFTSLADAYSKVLMPPKGLTDKLQKSAADMTTVLERCLHRLEWERSQEQARQKAEDEIEQERVQMAMIDWHDFVVVETIDFADDEDQDLPPPMTLEEVIRRSKMPTLEEDEYVEPGKEVEMEMDEEEVQLVEEGMRAATLEESGGVKSAETMAIPEEQDPPMRIVKNWKRPEERILAERDPTKYVVSPITGELIPINEMSEHMRISLIDPKYKEQKDRMFAKIKETTLAQDDEISRNIVGLARTRPDIFGTTEEEVSNAVKAEIEKKKEEPKQVIWDGHTGSIGRTANQAMSQNSADDQNDAANDARNLPGPQAPPPPKPGFPSIRPLPPPPGLALNIPRPPNTVQYSTPGVAAPPPPRPPMVNMIPQVRPPPPPMPQIPGQQNHMVNRPPMPPSMAMNSHSLPIPPPPGSQFTPLGAPRPFVPHPMSQPGMSMVPPPPMPQGMPPPPPPEEVPPLPEEPEPKRQKLDESVLIPEDQFLAQHLGPARINVSVPNTDEGNLKGQVLEIAVQSLSETIASLKEKISGEIQLPANKQKLSGKAGFLKDNLSLAYYNVASGETLGLSLRERGGRKR